Proteins from one Brevibacillus humidisoli genomic window:
- a CDS encoding BMP family lipoprotein, which yields MKKFFSVLSAATLSLALLLAGCGTANNNQPAENGGNAEQPAPAEGDQAEQPKSDLKVGMVTDVGGVNDNSFNQSAWEGLQKLQQDTGIEVKYLQSNKDDQYIPNLNEFVKNGWDLTWGIGFLMGDHVKQVAEQNPDAKLAIIDAVVEAPNVESITFKEHEGSFLVGVVAASMSKSGKVGFVGGMDIPVIKRFEAGFKAGVKAVKPDMEVVTIYTGAFDKPDEGKSAASTIYGGGADIIFHAAGATGDGVFNEAKDRKSKGEDVWVIGVDKDQSLTFGKEITLTSMVKRVDEAVYRVSKDLSEGKFEGGKPVALGLKENGVGLPETSKDTVPEDVLKKVEEFKQKIIDGEITVPEEPAE from the coding sequence ATGAAAAAGTTTTTCTCAGTTTTGTCCGCTGCCACCCTGAGTTTGGCGCTGCTGCTCGCAGGATGCGGCACGGCAAACAACAATCAGCCGGCAGAAAACGGCGGCAATGCGGAACAACCCGCTCCGGCTGAAGGAGACCAAGCCGAACAGCCGAAATCCGATCTGAAAGTAGGCATGGTGACGGACGTAGGTGGCGTTAACGACAACTCCTTCAACCAAAGTGCATGGGAAGGGCTGCAAAAGCTGCAGCAGGATACCGGTATTGAAGTGAAGTATCTGCAGAGCAATAAAGATGACCAATACATCCCTAACCTGAATGAGTTTGTGAAAAACGGATGGGACCTGACCTGGGGGATCGGCTTCCTGATGGGTGATCACGTCAAGCAGGTAGCTGAGCAAAACCCTGATGCCAAGCTGGCCATCATCGATGCTGTAGTGGAAGCACCGAACGTGGAATCGATTACTTTTAAAGAACATGAAGGTTCGTTCCTCGTAGGTGTGGTAGCGGCTTCGATGAGCAAGTCCGGCAAAGTAGGATTTGTCGGCGGCATGGACATCCCGGTTATCAAACGCTTTGAGGCAGGCTTTAAAGCTGGTGTCAAGGCTGTAAAACCGGATATGGAAGTCGTCACGATTTATACCGGTGCGTTTGACAAACCGGACGAAGGCAAATCGGCTGCATCGACGATTTACGGTGGGGGTGCAGATATCATCTTCCACGCTGCCGGCGCAACGGGCGACGGTGTATTTAACGAAGCGAAGGATCGTAAATCGAAAGGTGAAGATGTTTGGGTAATCGGGGTTGACAAGGATCAATCGCTCACCTTCGGAAAAGAAATCACGCTCACCTCGATGGTAAAGCGCGTTGACGAAGCCGTATACCGCGTATCGAAGGATCTGTCAGAAGGCAAGTTTGAAGGCGGCAAGCCGGTTGCACTTGGTCTGAAAGAAAACGGCGTAGGCCTGCCGGAGACTTCCAAAGACACGGTACCGGAAGATGTTCTGAAGAAAGTGGAAGAATTCAAGCAAAAAATTATCGACGGTGAGATTACCGTACCGGAAGAACCCGCAGAATAA
- a CDS encoding ABC transporter ATP-binding protein: MRGITKRFPGIVANDQVNLRVKKGEIHALLGENGAGKSTLMNILFGLYQPDEGEILINEKPVKITNPSVANDLGIGMVHQHFMLVEPFTVTENIVLGKEPRKGLEIDVKSAAREVAAISERYGLRVDPYAKIEEISVGMQQRVEILKTLYRGADILIFDEPTAVLTPQEIHELIDIMKNLVAEGKTIILITHKLKEIMAVCDTVTIIRRGKVVDSLAVAETNPDELAAKMVGREVSFSADKQPAAPKEVILAVDNVMAVGNRGVNALNAISFDIRAGEILGIAGVDGNGQSELIEVLTGLRKVQQGTIKLKGIDITNRTPREISEAGISHIPEDRHKRGLVLDFTMSENMVLATYYHSQYNKNGFLDYQAIDRQAERLIAEFDVRTPSIHTQARALSGGNQQKAIIAREVDKDPDLLIAAQPTRGLDVGAIEFIHRRLVEQRDKGRAVLLLSLELDEIMNVADRIAVIYEGKIVGFVDPKETNEQELGLMMAGGKQLQGGRSDE; the protein is encoded by the coding sequence ATGAGAGGGATCACCAAGCGTTTCCCGGGGATTGTCGCCAATGATCAGGTGAATCTGCGGGTAAAAAAAGGGGAGATTCATGCCCTGCTTGGCGAAAACGGAGCAGGCAAGTCAACCCTGATGAACATCTTGTTCGGACTGTATCAACCGGATGAGGGAGAAATCCTGATCAATGAAAAGCCTGTCAAAATAACCAATCCCAGTGTTGCAAACGATTTGGGCATCGGGATGGTGCACCAGCATTTCATGTTGGTCGAGCCTTTTACGGTAACAGAGAACATCGTCCTTGGCAAAGAGCCGCGCAAAGGGTTGGAAATCGACGTGAAGTCTGCGGCCAGAGAAGTTGCAGCCATATCGGAGCGCTACGGGTTAAGAGTGGACCCGTATGCCAAGATTGAGGAAATCTCCGTCGGCATGCAGCAGCGCGTAGAAATTTTAAAAACTCTGTATCGCGGTGCCGACATTCTGATCTTCGACGAGCCGACAGCGGTGCTGACACCGCAGGAGATTCATGAACTCATTGATATTATGAAAAATCTTGTTGCTGAAGGGAAGACGATTATTCTCATCACCCACAAGCTGAAAGAGATTATGGCTGTTTGCGATACGGTCACCATCATTCGTCGTGGAAAGGTGGTTGACTCGCTTGCGGTCGCTGAGACCAATCCTGACGAATTGGCTGCCAAGATGGTCGGCCGTGAGGTAAGCTTTAGCGCGGACAAGCAGCCGGCCGCTCCAAAAGAAGTAATTTTGGCCGTCGACAACGTGATGGCCGTCGGCAATCGCGGTGTAAATGCGTTAAACGCTATTTCTTTTGACATACGGGCAGGCGAAATCTTGGGTATTGCCGGAGTTGACGGCAACGGCCAAAGCGAACTGATCGAAGTGCTCACCGGGCTGCGCAAGGTGCAGCAGGGAACGATCAAACTGAAGGGAATCGACATCACCAACCGGACACCTCGCGAGATTTCGGAAGCAGGTATTTCCCATATACCCGAGGATCGCCACAAGCGGGGACTGGTGCTAGACTTCACGATGAGTGAAAATATGGTGCTGGCTACATACTATCATTCGCAATACAACAAAAACGGGTTCCTCGATTACCAGGCGATTGACAGACAGGCAGAGCGTCTGATCGCCGAGTTCGACGTGCGCACACCCAGTATACATACCCAAGCCAGGGCATTGTCAGGCGGAAATCAGCAAAAAGCGATCATCGCCCGCGAGGTGGATAAAGACCCGGACTTGCTGATTGCCGCACAGCCGACCCGCGGTCTTGACGTAGGAGCGATTGAGTTTATTCACAGGCGTCTCGTAGAACAGCGGGATAAAGGGAGAGCGGTGCTGCTGCTGTCGCTGGAACTAGACGAAATCATGAACGTGGCCGATCGGATTGCGGTCATTTATGAGGGCAAAATCGTTGGATTTGTCGATCCGAAAGAGACGAATGAACAGGAGCTTGGACTGATGATGGCCGGCGGAAAACAATTGCAAGGAGGACGCAGCGATGAATAA
- a CDS encoding ABC transporter permease — protein sequence MNKLGQIFIKESFLVPVVAIILGLLTGAIAMLAGGFDPLLAYQSLLNKVFGNLYNFGETIRQITPLIFTGLSVAFAFRTGLFNIGAEGQFIMGMIASVFVGITVDLPFYLHAPLCLLAGALAGGLWGAIAGYLKAFRGVHEVITTIMLNWTALYFSNYILNAFLVPKGEQRSEDIKESAYISVQWLSEMFDNARLHWGTLLALVAAVVFYILLWKTKTGFELRAVGFNPHASEYAGMNVNKNVINAMLIGGVFAGLGGACEVLGVFHYQAILSAMPGYGFDGIAVALIGGNTAVGVVLGAILFGVLTYGASGMNFGAGVPVELIRVVIASVIFFVAAHGIVKYILKPVISKKKEVL from the coding sequence ATGAATAAACTGGGACAGATTTTTATCAAGGAATCGTTTCTGGTTCCTGTCGTTGCGATAATCCTGGGATTGTTGACAGGCGCGATCGCCATGCTGGCCGGGGGATTTGACCCACTGCTTGCGTATCAATCCCTGTTGAACAAAGTATTTGGCAACCTTTACAACTTCGGGGAGACGATCCGACAGATTACCCCGTTGATTTTTACCGGCCTCTCTGTCGCATTTGCCTTTCGGACTGGGTTGTTCAACATTGGCGCGGAAGGCCAATTTATCATGGGAATGATCGCGTCCGTCTTTGTGGGGATTACCGTGGATTTGCCCTTTTATCTGCACGCTCCGCTCTGTCTGCTTGCTGGTGCTCTGGCAGGAGGATTATGGGGAGCGATCGCAGGTTATTTGAAAGCGTTTCGCGGCGTTCACGAAGTGATTACGACGATTATGTTGAACTGGACGGCGCTGTACTTCTCCAATTACATCTTAAACGCTTTTCTGGTGCCAAAAGGAGAGCAACGCTCAGAGGACATCAAGGAATCTGCCTACATTTCCGTTCAATGGCTCTCGGAGATGTTTGACAATGCACGTCTGCACTGGGGCACCTTGCTGGCTTTAGTGGCCGCTGTCGTCTTTTACATCCTGCTGTGGAAGACGAAAACCGGTTTTGAGCTGCGTGCAGTTGGGTTTAACCCGCACGCCTCTGAATACGCCGGGATGAATGTGAACAAAAACGTGATTAACGCCATGTTGATTGGCGGTGTGTTTGCCGGATTGGGCGGTGCTTGCGAAGTACTTGGTGTTTTCCATTATCAGGCGATCCTTTCCGCGATGCCGGGTTACGGCTTTGATGGAATCGCTGTCGCCTTGATTGGTGGCAACACCGCAGTTGGTGTCGTACTGGGAGCGATTCTGTTCGGTGTGCTTACCTATGGTGCGTCTGGTATGAACTTTGGTGCCGGTGTACCCGTAGAATTGATCCGGGTCGTGATTGCTTCTGTCATCTTTTTCGTCGCGGCTCACGGGATCGTGAAGTACATCCTGAAACCTGTGATTTCCAAGAAGAAAGAGGTGCTGTAG
- a CDS encoding ABC transporter permease: MDFLQIISNLIHDTIVFSTALIFAALGGLYSERSGVVNIALEGMMIAGAFTGAVVTFFAQDMGVLAPWIGFAAAILAGALFSLPHATASITFKADQVVSGVALNFLAAGLTVYLTKIIFDGAGQTTTLSTVFSKWNLLGLGDIPYLGHALFEAYPTSYIAFLLVAITWYVLYKTPFGLRLRSVGEHPRAADTAGINVKRVRYTAVLISGALAAMGGATIALTTTSNFSHNTVSGQGFIALAALIFGKWHPLGALAAALFFGIAQALKGLVQVYELTAYIPIEFIYMLPYILTILVLAGVVGRSKSPAALGKPYETGSR, from the coding sequence ATGGATTTCTTGCAAATCATTAGCAATCTGATTCACGATACCATCGTCTTTTCTACAGCACTGATTTTTGCAGCTCTTGGGGGACTTTACTCCGAGCGTTCCGGTGTGGTCAATATTGCCTTGGAAGGCATGATGATTGCCGGTGCCTTTACAGGCGCGGTTGTTACCTTTTTTGCCCAGGATATGGGTGTACTTGCTCCGTGGATCGGTTTCGCGGCAGCAATACTGGCTGGTGCGCTGTTTTCCCTGCCGCATGCGACCGCATCCATTACGTTTAAGGCAGATCAGGTGGTGAGTGGTGTAGCACTCAACTTTCTTGCTGCCGGACTAACGGTCTACTTGACAAAAATCATCTTTGACGGCGCAGGCCAAACGACTACGCTGTCAACGGTATTCTCCAAATGGAACTTGTTGGGGCTGGGAGATATCCCGTATCTCGGGCATGCCTTGTTTGAGGCGTATCCAACCAGTTATATCGCCTTTTTGCTGGTGGCCATCACCTGGTATGTGCTGTACAAGACGCCGTTTGGACTTCGTCTGCGTTCCGTCGGGGAGCACCCACGGGCCGCCGATACGGCCGGCATTAATGTAAAGCGGGTGCGCTATACGGCAGTACTGATCAGCGGTGCACTGGCAGCGATGGGTGGTGCGACGATCGCGCTGACGACGACAAGCAATTTCTCGCACAATACGGTCTCTGGACAAGGCTTTATCGCGCTGGCAGCGTTAATCTTCGGCAAGTGGCATCCACTAGGTGCGCTGGCAGCAGCCCTGTTTTTCGGGATCGCCCAGGCATTGAAAGGGCTGGTCCAAGTGTACGAACTGACTGCCTACATTCCGATTGAGTTTATATACATGCTGCCGTACATCTTGACGATTCTCGTTCTGGCAGGTGTGGTTGGCAGATCTAAATCTCCAGCGGCGTTGGGGAAACCCTATGAAACTGGCTCACGTTAA
- a CDS encoding stalk domain-containing protein, protein MEQVYKRKRPRLMGRWLGALACCAFLFTVPHAVEAASASPGPVIPLMIDGKGVASDVQPIIRNGRMLVPIRVIAEKGDLAVSFDASSKTVHLKGEQQIQVTVNSRQAWANGNKVQLDAAPTIVSGRTLVPIRFVSEVLGYHVSWDSRSKIARVSTDEFVQKYVIRDGESLWQISRLHNVPIQAIQQLNLLDGDVIRTGQMLLIPRSGSQPYIPASGTGNSYLVQEGDTLAVVAKRHGTTVQAIVSHNRLTDTNLYVGQVLYLPPGASRSSHPLSRQLSEKQLLAEENVFPLGALSRYEPFYDTYGDGRQWNVDDTTDERTHQGIDIMAEKGTPIYSASSGVINRIGWNPYGGWRINITDASGRYRLYYAHMSGYAPGLAVGTRVEAGQLIGFVGNTGYGTIGTSGKFPTHLHFGLYQAATNQTFNPFYYLKYWESRKVW, encoded by the coding sequence ATGGAACAAGTTTATAAGCGGAAAAGACCTCGCCTGATGGGCAGGTGGTTAGGCGCGCTAGCCTGCTGTGCCTTCCTGTTCACAGTACCGCATGCGGTCGAGGCGGCAAGTGCTTCACCTGGACCAGTCATCCCGCTGATGATAGATGGAAAAGGTGTTGCTTCCGACGTGCAGCCGATCATTCGCAATGGTCGAATGTTGGTGCCGATTCGAGTGATCGCGGAAAAAGGAGATCTGGCTGTATCGTTTGATGCCAGCAGCAAAACGGTTCATTTAAAGGGAGAGCAGCAGATACAGGTTACGGTAAACAGCCGCCAAGCTTGGGCGAATGGAAATAAAGTTCAACTGGATGCTGCGCCAACCATCGTAAGCGGCCGTACACTCGTACCTATTCGCTTTGTCAGCGAGGTGCTCGGTTATCACGTTAGCTGGGACAGCCGATCCAAGATTGCCCGCGTCTCGACTGATGAGTTCGTGCAAAAATACGTCATCCGTGACGGTGAATCGCTATGGCAGATCAGCCGCCTGCACAACGTGCCGATCCAGGCGATTCAACAGCTTAACCTACTGGATGGGGACGTGATCAGAACCGGACAGATGCTGCTGATACCAAGAAGCGGCAGTCAGCCGTATATTCCTGCCTCCGGCACCGGCAACAGCTACCTGGTTCAGGAGGGTGATACGCTGGCGGTGGTGGCCAAGCGGCACGGTACAACGGTCCAAGCGATTGTTTCACATAATCGCCTTACCGATACGAACCTTTATGTGGGGCAGGTGCTCTATTTGCCGCCAGGAGCCAGCCGCTCCAGTCATCCTCTCTCTAGACAACTGTCAGAGAAGCAGCTGCTGGCAGAGGAAAATGTCTTTCCCCTTGGCGCGTTAAGCCGCTATGAGCCGTTCTACGATACATATGGGGATGGAAGGCAGTGGAACGTAGACGACACCACTGATGAACGAACCCATCAAGGTATTGACATCATGGCCGAGAAAGGCACACCAATCTATTCGGCTTCGTCAGGTGTGATCAATCGGATCGGGTGGAATCCATATGGTGGTTGGCGGATCAACATCACTGACGCCAGCGGACGATATCGCCTGTACTATGCTCACATGTCCGGTTATGCTCCTGGTCTCGCAGTGGGTACCAGGGTTGAGGCAGGCCAACTGATCGGCTTTGTCGGAAATACCGGATATGGAACGATAGGCACGTCAGGGAAGTTTCCTACTCATCTCCACTTTGGATTGTACCAGGCAGCAACCAATCAGACGTTCAATCCCTTTTACTACTTAAAGTACTGGGAGAGCCGGAAGGTATGGTAA
- a CDS encoding sigma 54-interacting transcriptional regulator has protein sequence MAKQRLQLEEMLTESLIEFLESICNGVILVDREGIIQYVNKSGCHMLGLKGSEVVSRSITSIAPGTDILQVIREGKPSLRRQIRFGDYSFLVDRTPFVVNGQIVGGISLFQEITDFEEASQKRSEQERELRQFKELVDQLYDGIVMIDRGGTITMINQTYCDFLGTTIEEAVGKHVTEVIENTRMHVVLETGKPELGELMRIGDRELLVSRMPLREGDEIVGGLGKVIFNDLRELRSIVERYNIMERKLDLYRQELKRMKGAKYSFEHIYADHPLMKDAILLAKRVSRTRSSVLILGESGTGKELFAHAIHEYSSRSENAFVRVNCAAIPKDLMEAELFGYEEGAFTGAKKGGKPGKIELAHGGTLFLDEIGDMSLDMQVKLLRVLQEKEVERVGGTRPIPVDIRVIAATHRPLEQLIKENKFREDLYYRLHVFTVNIPPLRVQGESILRLVEHLISKLNKELYTAVEGVSRRVQEVFLSHRWPGNVRELQNVLERAVQLAEQGELQLEHLPPYLQDKQVVREGDVLTLDLEAELAKTEQKVLELALQHCGGNKVRAAQLLGIHRASLYRKIEKYGL, from the coding sequence GTGGCCAAACAGAGACTTCAGCTTGAGGAGATGCTGACAGAATCATTGATTGAATTTTTAGAATCGATTTGCAATGGCGTGATTCTTGTCGATCGGGAGGGAATCATCCAATACGTAAACAAAAGCGGCTGTCACATGCTCGGATTAAAAGGGTCCGAGGTCGTCTCCCGTTCGATCACCAGTATTGCTCCAGGTACCGATATCTTGCAGGTGATTCGTGAAGGAAAACCTAGTCTGCGGCGGCAAATCCGCTTTGGGGATTACTCATTTCTCGTTGACCGAACTCCTTTTGTGGTCAACGGACAAATCGTAGGTGGTATCTCGCTTTTTCAGGAGATTACCGATTTTGAAGAAGCTTCCCAAAAACGATCGGAACAGGAGAGGGAACTGCGGCAGTTTAAAGAATTGGTTGATCAATTATACGATGGGATTGTCATGATAGACCGCGGCGGAACGATTACCATGATCAACCAGACCTACTGCGACTTCCTCGGAACAACCATCGAAGAGGCAGTGGGTAAACATGTAACCGAGGTGATTGAGAATACGCGAATGCATGTCGTCTTGGAGACGGGTAAACCGGAACTAGGTGAACTGATGCGTATCGGGGACCGGGAGCTGCTGGTCAGTCGGATGCCGCTGCGGGAAGGAGACGAGATCGTCGGCGGCTTGGGAAAAGTGATTTTCAACGACCTGCGGGAACTGCGAAGCATCGTCGAACGATACAATATCATGGAGCGGAAGCTGGACTTGTATCGTCAGGAATTAAAGCGGATGAAAGGTGCGAAGTATTCATTTGAACATATCTATGCTGACCATCCTCTGATGAAGGACGCGATCCTGCTGGCCAAACGGGTGTCAAGGACCCGTTCTTCCGTACTGATCTTGGGGGAAAGCGGCACTGGCAAAGAACTGTTTGCCCATGCTATCCATGAGTACAGTTCCCGTTCGGAGAATGCGTTTGTCCGAGTCAACTGTGCGGCTATCCCCAAAGATTTGATGGAAGCAGAGCTGTTCGGTTACGAAGAAGGTGCATTTACCGGGGCCAAGAAAGGTGGAAAACCGGGCAAGATCGAATTGGCACACGGCGGCACCCTGTTTTTGGACGAGATTGGCGATATGTCGTTGGACATGCAGGTGAAGCTGCTGCGTGTCTTGCAAGAAAAAGAGGTGGAACGGGTTGGAGGGACCCGGCCGATACCGGTAGACATCCGTGTGATCGCAGCCACGCACCGACCGCTGGAGCAGCTGATCAAGGAGAACAAGTTTCGCGAAGATTTGTATTATCGTCTTCATGTGTTTACGGTTAATATCCCGCCGCTTCGGGTACAGGGAGAGTCGATCCTCCGTCTGGTGGAACACCTGATCAGCAAACTGAACAAGGAGCTGTATACCGCGGTTGAAGGAGTAAGCCGGCGCGTGCAAGAGGTGTTTCTCTCACATCGCTGGCCGGGCAACGTGCGCGAGTTGCAAAATGTGCTGGAGAGAGCGGTACAGCTGGCGGAACAGGGCGAATTGCAGCTGGAGCATCTGCCACCCTACCTGCAGGATAAACAAGTAGTTCGTGAAGGAGATGTGTTGACGCTCGATTTGGAAGCGGAACTGGCTAAGACCGAGCAGAAAGTATTGGAACTAGCGCTGCAGCACTGCGGCGGGAACAAGGTACGGGCCGCGCAGCTGTTGGGGATCCATCGTGCCAGTTTATATCGGAAAATTGAAAAATATGGTTTGTAG
- a CDS encoding 3-hydroxybutyrate dehydrogenase, whose amino-acid sequence MGTQQLINRVALVTGGASGIGLAIAQKLYQAGSHIAIADLDLGKAEEALTAIPQLDGQQKLALCVDMADYQSVYAMAERCEEKLGRIDILVNNAGFQHVAPIENFPKEVFQKLIDVMLVGPFVATQAVFAGMKQRGWGRIINISSINGKIGAPFKAGYCSAKHGIIGLTRVTAVEAGDSGVTCNAICPGFVDTPLVRKQLTDLSMGYNVSPDSVIEEVILPHVPQNRLIGADEIGDTAVFLSSDEAAAITGQAINVSGGYVMH is encoded by the coding sequence ATGGGCACACAACAGCTAATCAATCGAGTTGCCCTCGTTACTGGGGGAGCGAGCGGCATCGGACTTGCGATCGCACAAAAGCTATACCAAGCCGGAAGCCATATCGCCATTGCTGATCTTGATCTCGGCAAGGCGGAAGAAGCGTTGACGGCCATCCCACAACTAGACGGCCAGCAAAAACTGGCACTCTGCGTCGACATGGCAGACTATCAATCGGTCTATGCCATGGCTGAACGGTGCGAGGAGAAGCTCGGCAGGATTGACATTCTGGTCAACAATGCCGGTTTTCAACACGTAGCGCCGATTGAGAATTTCCCAAAGGAAGTATTTCAAAAGCTGATCGATGTGATGCTGGTGGGGCCGTTTGTGGCGACACAGGCCGTATTTGCCGGGATGAAGCAGCGCGGTTGGGGAAGAATTATCAACATTTCCTCGATAAACGGAAAGATTGGCGCCCCGTTCAAGGCTGGCTACTGTTCCGCCAAACACGGAATCATCGGACTTACCCGTGTGACGGCAGTAGAGGCCGGAGATTCGGGGGTTACGTGCAACGCGATCTGTCCCGGATTTGTGGATACTCCGCTCGTACGCAAACAGTTGACCGATCTCAGTATGGGCTACAACGTTTCTCCCGACAGTGTCATTGAAGAAGTGATTCTGCCACACGTCCCTCAGAACCGATTGATTGGGGCTGACGAGATAGGTGACACAGCAGTCTTCCTCTCTAGCGATGAAGCAGCGGCCATCACAGGACAGGCGATCAATGTATCGGGCGGCTATGTGATGCATTAA
- a CDS encoding ABC transporter substrate-binding protein yields the protein MKKRKWMILVAMVLSLGLAGCGPQLDQQTSSGSAGETASGESSGGDGGGGSFNIGLAISLSGGTAKYGEAAKRGVELAIEEFNEAGGYNGQQAKLVVYDDEAKPEKSVEIVQRLIQQDKVVAFVGPANSGNAKAHIKYAQESGIPEVIPVATGTTIIETYANEEKNYIFRVAPYDRGQVETMLKWLVEEKKYSKIGLLHDTTGYGQGGKQDVEDVLKNKYNLELAASESFQVNDTNMEAQLIKMREANVEAVIFYGLAPEAAQYLKSREKLNYYPVTVASWAMGDPTVKELVGDLVNNEVYMVQSFTIDQSEAAGKFHDKVVAKYGEDIFPIASAQGYDCAKLILEAVKKAGTDPKAIRDAIENMEGFQGVTAIKEKPFTKENHEALTSENMFLATYKDGVIVKP from the coding sequence ATGAAGAAAAGGAAATGGATGATTCTGGTTGCGATGGTGCTGTCACTCGGTCTAGCTGGCTGTGGCCCGCAGTTGGATCAACAGACCAGTTCCGGCTCAGCAGGAGAGACGGCGAGCGGGGAATCGTCAGGCGGTGACGGTGGTGGCGGATCTTTTAACATCGGTCTCGCCATCTCGTTAAGCGGCGGCACAGCCAAATACGGAGAAGCGGCCAAGCGCGGAGTGGAACTGGCCATTGAAGAGTTTAACGAAGCAGGCGGATACAATGGACAGCAGGCAAAATTGGTTGTCTACGATGACGAGGCAAAACCAGAGAAGTCGGTAGAGATCGTGCAGCGGTTGATCCAACAGGACAAAGTCGTTGCCTTTGTCGGCCCGGCCAACAGCGGCAACGCCAAGGCACATATCAAGTACGCCCAGGAGTCAGGCATACCGGAAGTGATTCCGGTAGCGACCGGCACGACGATTATCGAGACATACGCAAATGAAGAGAAAAACTATATCTTCCGGGTTGCGCCCTATGACCGCGGTCAGGTCGAGACGATGCTGAAGTGGCTGGTAGAAGAAAAGAAATACAGCAAGATCGGCTTGCTCCACGACACGACAGGCTACGGTCAGGGCGGTAAGCAGGATGTAGAGGATGTACTGAAAAACAAATACAATCTGGAACTAGCCGCCAGCGAATCGTTCCAGGTGAATGATACCAACATGGAAGCGCAGTTGATCAAGATGCGCGAGGCCAATGTGGAAGCGGTGATCTTCTACGGACTTGCTCCAGAGGCCGCGCAGTATCTCAAATCGCGTGAAAAGCTCAACTACTATCCGGTGACCGTCGCATCCTGGGCGATGGGCGATCCTACCGTGAAGGAATTGGTCGGCGATCTGGTCAACAATGAGGTGTACATGGTCCAGTCCTTTACCATTGATCAGAGTGAAGCAGCCGGCAAGTTCCATGACAAGGTAGTTGCCAAGTATGGGGAAGACATTTTCCCGATCGCCTCAGCGCAAGGATATGACTGTGCCAAACTGATCCTGGAAGCAGTCAAAAAGGCCGGAACCGATCCCAAGGCGATTCGCGATGCGATTGAGAATATGGAAGGGTTTCAGGGAGTGACGGCGATCAAGGAGAAGCCCTTCACCAAAGAGAATCATGAAGCGTTGACCAGTGAAAATATGTTTCTCGCGACGTACAAAGATGGCGTGATCGTCAAACCGTAG
- a CDS encoding branched-chain amino acid ABC transporter permease, with the protein MLQAVVSGLILGSIYAIIAQGYYITYITTRTLNFGQGDFLMVGALLGLTSLGAMTTSGMNVYLAILLTIIVVAAAMGVLGWGLERTAIRPLQHFLSIGWILSTVAVSIMLRNIAMLIWGRNVIPFPSPFGSDVYRIGGVGITQHELFVAVCAILIMVCLFFFLNKSLLGKALAAVAFNSEAASLMGINPRLMAVLAFALSSALAGIGGILVGPITNTAFFMGATLGLKAFAAAIIGGLENPVGILIGGLLLGVIEQVFSLFNSAYKDASAFVLILIVLIFMPQGLLGKKVKEKF; encoded by the coding sequence TTGTTGCAGGCGGTGGTAAGTGGACTGATCTTGGGCAGCATCTATGCGATCATCGCCCAAGGGTACTACATTACGTACATCACGACCCGCACGCTAAACTTCGGGCAGGGAGATTTTCTCATGGTCGGAGCGTTGCTTGGTCTTACTTCACTGGGAGCGATGACGACGTCGGGAATGAATGTTTATCTGGCCATCCTGCTTACAATCATCGTTGTTGCAGCGGCGATGGGTGTATTGGGATGGGGGCTGGAGCGGACGGCGATCCGCCCGCTTCAGCACTTTTTATCCATCGGCTGGATTTTGAGTACGGTTGCTGTTTCGATTATGCTTCGCAATATTGCGATGTTGATCTGGGGGAGAAACGTGATTCCGTTCCCCTCTCCTTTTGGCAGTGATGTGTATCGGATTGGCGGAGTGGGGATCACACAGCACGAGCTGTTTGTCGCTGTTTGCGCCATCCTGATCATGGTCTGTCTGTTCTTCTTCCTAAACAAGTCGCTGCTTGGCAAAGCGTTGGCCGCTGTCGCCTTCAATTCGGAAGCAGCTTCGCTGATGGGGATCAATCCGCGCCTGATGGCCGTGCTCGCCTTCGCATTATCCTCGGCATTAGCTGGGATCGGCGGCATCCTGGTCGGTCCGATCACGAACACAGCTTTCTTTATGGGGGCAACGCTTGGCCTCAAGGCGTTTGCGGCAGCGATCATCGGAGGTCTGGAAAATCCGGTCGGAATCCTGATCGGTGGATTGTTGCTGGGTGTGATTGAACAGGTTTTTTCCCTGTTTAATTCCGCTTACAAGGATGCCAGCGCATTTGTGCTGATCCTGATCGTGCTGATTTTCATGCCACAGGGGCTGTTGGGGAAAAAAGTAAAGGAGAAGTTCTGA